In a single window of the Ruminococcus albus 7 = DSM 20455 genome:
- a CDS encoding SMI1/KNR4 family protein gives MDIIDAIRKKYGGNIRLCAPLDDEMFEQSKKFLPEELAELLRISDGILETMPHPKTGEIMDIYYIVDTFENILSETKRYREEHGGEGVVFAGNGAGDSYVLKPDGKIFLMEYIDNDEEFCAESLSAFFEK, from the coding sequence ATGGATATCATTGATGCTATCAGAAAAAAGTATGGCGGAAATATCAGGCTTTGTGCACCCCTTGATGATGAAATGTTCGAACAGTCGAAAAAATTTCTGCCCGAAGAACTTGCAGAACTTCTGCGGATATCGGACGGCATACTTGAAACTATGCCCCACCCGAAAACAGGCGAGATAATGGATATATACTACATAGTTGACACCTTTGAGAATATACTCTCCGAAACAAAGAGGTACCGCGAGGAACACGGCGGCGAAGGCGTTGTGTTCGCAGGTAACGGCGCAGGAGATTCCTATGTGCTGAAACCCGACGGTAAGATATTTCTTATGGAGTATATTGACAATGACGAGGAATTCTGTGCAGAAAGTCTGTCGGCTTTTTTTGAAAAATAA
- the pyrF gene encoding orotidine-5'-phosphate decarboxylase, with the protein MSMDRLIENIVKTQNPSVVGLDPKLEYVPEFIKEKKFKKYDRTLKAAAKAILEFNKCIIDEIHDICPAIKPQAAYYEMYGYEGVKTLYKTIQYAKEKGMFVMTDGKRNDIGATMEAYAAAHLGLTDVGGEKIEAFGADALTVNGYLGSDGINPLLEQCKLYDKGIFVLVKTSNKSSGELQDLKIGDKTVYATMGDMCEKWGSEVMGKYGYSGVGAVVGATYPEQLAEMRAALPHTFFLVPGYGAQGGGAEGVSKGFDKNGLGAIVNSSRGVMCAYKKEECDEQDFAKAARREVIRMKEDIISYLPRIAFPD; encoded by the coding sequence ATGTCAATGGACAGACTTATTGAAAACATAGTAAAAACACAGAACCCTTCGGTGGTGGGACTTGACCCTAAGCTGGAGTACGTTCCAGAATTCATCAAGGAGAAGAAGTTCAAGAAGTATGACCGCACACTGAAAGCTGCGGCTAAGGCTATCCTTGAATTCAATAAGTGCATCATCGATGAGATACACGATATCTGCCCCGCTATCAAGCCCCAGGCAGCTTACTACGAAATGTACGGATATGAGGGCGTAAAAACCCTCTACAAGACCATCCAGTACGCCAAGGAAAAAGGTATGTTCGTTATGACCGACGGCAAGCGTAACGATATCGGCGCTACTATGGAAGCTTATGCGGCTGCACATCTGGGTCTTACCGATGTTGGCGGCGAAAAGATCGAAGCTTTCGGTGCAGACGCCCTGACTGTTAACGGCTACCTCGGTTCAGACGGTATCAATCCTCTGCTGGAACAGTGCAAGCTTTACGACAAGGGAATTTTTGTGCTGGTAAAGACTTCCAATAAATCCTCGGGCGAACTTCAGGATCTGAAGATCGGCGACAAGACCGTTTACGCTACCATGGGCGATATGTGCGAAAAATGGGGCAGTGAAGTTATGGGCAAGTACGGTTACAGCGGCGTGGGCGCAGTTGTGGGCGCAACTTATCCCGAACAGCTGGCTGAAATGAGAGCCGCACTCCCCCACACATTCTTCTTAGTACCCGGCTACGGCGCACAGGGCGGCGGCGCTGAGGGCGTAAGCAAGGGCTTCGACAAGAACGGCCTGGGCGCAATAGTCAACTCTTCCCGCGGCGTTATGTGCGCTTACAAAAAGGAAGAATGCGACGAACAGGATTTCGCAAAGGCGGCAAGAAGAGAAGTTATACGCATGAAAGAGGATATAATCTCCTACCTGCCCAGAATAGCTTTCCCTGACTGA
- a CDS encoding dihydroorotase: MELLIKNVRACDPQSGLDKITDIAVDGGVITAIGVITDIEDYTRVIDGKGRLCAVPGLFDMHVHSRDPGLTYKEDIITGANAAKAGGFTGVACMPNTKPPIDSPEGVRYVFDKAKKTGIDVIPYACVTKGMKGEELCDYDELKKAGITAISDDGRPVENAELMRKALELSIDNGLIITSHCEDLNIINGGIINKGEVSEKLGVKGMDRASEDSITAREITLAMSCDARIHICHVSTWGSVNIIRAAKRDGVKVTCETAPHYFTYTDEKLLTRDADYRMSPPLRTEKDRQAVEEALLDGTIDCIITDHAPHSAEEKADFEKAPNGVVGLETSLAVTLTQLYHTGKMSLSKLAEVMSINPRKILGLEPIKIAVGERCDLCIFDPDFEWEVIPEELNSKSKNTVFKGEKLKGRNMYTICRGKVVFSL, from the coding sequence ATGGAACTTCTGATAAAAAATGTCAGAGCCTGCGATCCTCAGAGCGGGCTGGACAAGATCACGGATATAGCAGTCGATGGCGGTGTAATAACCGCCATTGGCGTAATTACAGACATTGAGGACTATACAAGGGTCATCGACGGCAAGGGCAGACTCTGCGCTGTGCCGGGACTTTTCGATATGCACGTGCATTCCCGCGACCCCGGACTTACCTACAAGGAGGATATCATAACAGGAGCAAACGCCGCTAAGGCAGGCGGATTCACAGGTGTTGCGTGTATGCCCAACACCAAGCCTCCCATTGATTCTCCCGAGGGTGTACGTTATGTTTTCGACAAGGCAAAAAAGACGGGTATCGACGTTATCCCCTATGCCTGCGTCACAAAGGGCATGAAGGGTGAAGAGCTCTGCGATTATGACGAGCTCAAAAAGGCAGGCATCACCGCCATATCAGATGACGGCAGACCTGTAGAGAATGCCGAGCTTATGAGAAAAGCACTGGAGCTTTCAATCGATAACGGTCTGATAATAACTTCTCACTGCGAAGACCTTAACATAATAAACGGCGGTATCATCAACAAAGGCGAAGTCTCCGAGAAGCTGGGCGTAAAAGGCATGGACAGAGCCAGCGAGGACAGCATCACCGCAAGAGAGATAACCCTTGCCATGAGCTGTGATGCAAGGATACATATATGCCACGTATCCACATGGGGCTCTGTGAATATCATCAGGGCGGCAAAGCGCGACGGTGTAAAAGTCACCTGCGAAACTGCCCCCCACTATTTCACATACACCGATGAGAAGCTTCTCACCCGCGATGCTGACTACCGTATGTCTCCTCCGCTGAGAACAGAAAAGGACAGACAGGCTGTGGAGGAAGCCCTGCTTGACGGCACTATCGACTGCATCATAACCGACCACGCACCCCATTCCGCCGAGGAAAAGGCTGACTTTGAAAAAGCGCCCAACGGCGTTGTAGGTCTTGAGACTTCACTGGCTGTAACACTGACTCAGCTTTACCACACAGGCAAGATGAGCCTTTCAAAGCTTGCCGAGGTAATGAGCATAAATCCAAGAAAGATACTTGGGCTCGAACCCATAAAGATAGCCGTGGGCGAAAGATGCGACCTCTGCATATTCGACCCCGATTTTGAGTGGGAAGTCATTCCCGAAGAGCTGAATTCAAAGAGCAAGAACACAGTATTCAAGGGCGAAAAGCTGAAAGGCAGGAATATGTACACCATATGCCGCGGCAAGGTGGTATTCAGCCTTTAA
- the ilvD gene encoding dihydroxy-acid dehydratase: MSNNYFCEGVEKAPQRSLFNALGFTKEEMERPLVGIVSSYNEIVPGHMNIDKIVEAVKMGVAMAGGTPVMFPAIAVCDGIAMGHQGMKYSLVTRDLIADSTECMALAHHFDALVMIPNCDKNVPGLLMAAARVNVPTIFVSGGPMLAGRVKGSKTSLSSMFEAVGSYNAGKMTLEDVQEFEDKACPSCGSCSGMYTANSMNCLTEVLGMGLRGNGTIPAAYSARLKLAKQAGMQVMELLKKNIRPRDIMTEAAFKNAIAADMALGCSTNSMLHLPAIAHECGIDLDLELVNEISEKTPNICHLAPAGHAYMEDLNEAGGVYAVLGELAKKDLINTDCLTCTGKTVKENIAGVANKDTNIIRPIDDPYMPNGGIAVLRGNLAPDTCVVKRSAVAPEMLKHEGPARVFDSEDEAIEAIRGGKIVPGDVVVIRYEGPKGGPGMREMLNPTSAIQGMGLGSTVALITDGRFSGATRGAAIGHVSPEAALGGNIALVEEGDIIAIDINAHSIQLKVSDEELAERRKNWTPREPKIKTGYLARYASLVTSANRGAVLEIK; the protein is encoded by the coding sequence ATGTCAAACAATTATTTTTGCGAGGGCGTTGAGAAAGCCCCTCAGAGATCGCTGTTCAATGCACTGGGATTCACAAAAGAGGAAATGGAAAGACCTCTGGTAGGTATCGTTTCTTCCTACAACGAGATAGTTCCCGGTCATATGAACATCGACAAGATCGTTGAAGCTGTTAAGATGGGCGTTGCTATGGCAGGCGGTACTCCCGTAATGTTCCCCGCTATCGCTGTTTGCGATGGTATCGCTATGGGTCATCAGGGTATGAAGTACTCGCTGGTTACAAGAGATCTTATCGCAGATTCCACTGAATGTATGGCACTGGCACATCACTTTGACGCTCTTGTTATGATACCCAACTGCGATAAGAACGTTCCCGGTCTGCTGATGGCAGCCGCTAGAGTGAACGTTCCTACTATATTCGTTTCAGGCGGTCCCATGCTGGCAGGACGTGTAAAGGGCAGCAAGACTTCCCTTTCAAGTATGTTTGAAGCAGTAGGCTCCTACAATGCAGGCAAGATGACCCTTGAAGACGTTCAGGAATTCGAGGACAAGGCTTGTCCTTCCTGCGGTTCATGTTCGGGTATGTACACCGCAAACTCCATGAACTGCCTGACAGAAGTTCTGGGTATGGGTCTGAGAGGAAACGGCACTATCCCCGCGGCTTACTCTGCAAGACTGAAGCTGGCTAAGCAGGCCGGTATGCAGGTAATGGAACTGCTGAAGAAGAATATCCGTCCCCGCGATATCATGACAGAAGCAGCTTTCAAGAACGCTATCGCTGCTGATATGGCTCTTGGATGTTCTACCAACTCCATGCTCCACCTGCCCGCTATCGCTCATGAGTGCGGCATAGACCTTGACCTCGAACTGGTAAACGAGATATCCGAGAAGACCCCCAACATCTGCCACCTTGCACCTGCAGGTCACGCTTATATGGAAGACCTCAACGAAGCAGGCGGCGTATACGCTGTACTGGGTGAGCTTGCAAAGAAGGATCTCATCAACACCGACTGCCTCACCTGCACCGGCAAGACCGTCAAGGAAAATATTGCAGGCGTTGCAAACAAGGATACAAATATCATCAGACCTATCGACGATCCTTATATGCCCAACGGCGGCATCGCTGTACTTAGAGGTAATCTGGCTCCCGATACCTGCGTAGTTAAGAGATCTGCAGTTGCTCCCGAAATGCTCAAGCACGAAGGACCTGCAAGAGTATTTGACAGTGAGGACGAGGCTATCGAGGCTATCCGCGGCGGCAAGATCGTTCCCGGTGATGTCGTAGTCATCAGATACGAAGGTCCTAAGGGCGGCCCCGGCATGAGAGAGATGCTCAACCCCACATCCGCAATACAGGGTATGGGTCTTGGCTCTACAGTAGCACTTATCACCGACGGACGTTTCAGCGGTGCAACAAGAGGTGCCGCTATCGGTCATGTTTCGCCTGAAGCTGCGCTCGGCGGAAACATCGCACTGGTAGAAGAAGGCGATATCATCGCAATTGATATCAACGCTCACAGCATACAGCTTAAAGTCAGCGATGAAGAACTGGCTGAAAGAAGAAAGAACTGGACTCCCAGAGAGCCCAAGATCAAGACAGGTTATCTTGCACGTTATGCTTCGCTGGTCACATCGGCTAACAGAGGCGCGGTGCTGGAAATAAAGTAA
- a CDS encoding flavin reductase encodes MDMKVMNKITYGLYVLTARCGNQFNGCIINTLAQVTTSPNRVSVTVNKGNFTEYMIRTSGRFNVSMIDESADFSLFTHFGFQSGRWGNKFYDYALKKAENGLPIIEKGVCAYISCEVVQTVDLGTHTMFIADVADGEVISDKAPMTYAYYHANVKPKPAAASGGSTGERWVCNICGYIYEGHLPDDFVCPLCKHGAADFTRMDGGAEEKPSDAASADDADEKWVCEVCGYVYEGALPEDYVCPVCGVGADQFKRLG; translated from the coding sequence ATGGATATGAAAGTAATGAACAAAATAACTTATGGGCTGTATGTGCTGACAGCAAGGTGCGGCAACCAGTTTAACGGGTGCATCATCAATACGCTGGCACAGGTGACGACTTCGCCCAACCGCGTATCCGTAACGGTGAACAAGGGCAATTTCACCGAGTATATGATACGCACAAGCGGCAGGTTCAATGTTTCGATGATAGACGAAAGTGCGGACTTTTCCCTGTTTACACACTTTGGTTTCCAAAGCGGAAGATGGGGCAACAAGTTCTATGACTACGCACTGAAAAAGGCGGAGAACGGTCTGCCGATAATTGAGAAGGGCGTGTGCGCGTATATCAGCTGTGAGGTAGTGCAGACAGTTGACCTTGGCACCCATACAATGTTCATCGCGGACGTTGCCGACGGTGAAGTGATATCCGACAAAGCACCTATGACCTATGCATATTATCATGCCAATGTAAAGCCAAAGCCTGCGGCGGCATCCGGGGGCAGTACGGGGGAGAGATGGGTATGCAATATATGCGGCTATATCTACGAGGGTCATCTCCCCGATGATTTCGTCTGTCCTCTGTGCAAACACGGTGCGGCTGATTTCACCCGCATGGACGGCGGTGCTGAGGAAAAGCCATCCGATGCGGCTTCGGCAGATGATGCAGATGAAAAATGGGTGTGCGAGGTCTGCGGATATGTTTACGAGGGCGCACTCCCCGAAGACTATGTTTGTCCCGTCTGCGGTGTAGGTGCCGACCAATTCAAGCGGCTGGGATAG
- a CDS encoding carbohydrate-binding protein, with product MRKAAFVSILVFLLGGCSAGSGNTDSGGENNSATVEEQVGNRENDRLYVEENGSGSLIYVSDDGRTDERMGCDNGHCVLSLGLAN from the coding sequence ATGAGAAAAGCGGCATTCGTGAGTATCCTGGTATTTCTGCTTGGGGGATGCTCTGCCGGCAGTGGCAATACTGACAGCGGCGGAGAAAATAACTCCGCAACGGTGGAAGAACAGGTAGGGAACCGTGAAAATGACAGGCTGTATGTCGAAGAGAACGGCAGCGGATCTTTGATATATGTATCGGATGACGGCAGGACGGATGAAAGAATGGGGTGTGATAATGGGCATTGTGTTCTTTCACTCGGCTTAGCAAACTAA
- a CDS encoding dihydroorotate dehydrogenase electron transfer subunit gives MMYKQGKYQIVSKKTLAKGIFDIEVLCPDVAELAEAGQFAQVAAEGFFLRRPISICDIDKDKGTIRLVFEIRGKGTEKLAELNKGQLIDIIAPLGKGFKVLEGKKAICVGGGIGVPPMVGIAKAYGKNAVAISGFRNMAAVILQEDFKAAGVETILCTDDGSAGRKGFVTDALEEQIAKEKPDIIVACGPMVMLKRIADIAEKNGIECQVSLEQRMACGVGACLVCACRTVKDGKEIHSHVCKDGPVFDSKEVVFE, from the coding sequence ATGATGTACAAACAGGGTAAATATCAGATAGTATCGAAAAAGACCTTGGCTAAAGGCATTTTCGATATCGAGGTGCTGTGCCCCGATGTGGCTGAACTTGCCGAAGCGGGACAGTTCGCACAGGTGGCTGCGGAGGGATTTTTCCTGCGCAGACCTATATCTATCTGTGATATAGACAAGGACAAGGGCACTATCCGCCTTGTGTTCGAGATACGCGGCAAGGGTACCGAGAAACTGGCTGAACTCAACAAGGGTCAGCTGATAGACATTATCGCACCCCTCGGCAAGGGATTCAAGGTGCTTGAAGGCAAGAAAGCCATCTGCGTCGGCGGCGGCATAGGTGTTCCCCCGATGGTGGGCATCGCTAAGGCTTACGGCAAAAATGCCGTGGCTATAAGCGGTTTCAGGAATATGGCTGCTGTTATCTTACAGGAAGATTTCAAGGCTGCGGGAGTAGAGACAATACTCTGCACCGATGACGGTTCGGCAGGCAGAAAGGGCTTCGTCACTGATGCGCTGGAAGAACAGATAGCCAAGGAAAAGCCCGATATCATCGTGGCTTGCGGCCCTATGGTGATGCTGAAAAGGATAGCTGATATCGCTGAGAAAAACGGTATCGAATGTCAGGTATCTCTCGAACAGAGAATGGCGTGCGGCGTTGGTGCCTGTCTGGTATGCGCCTGCCGTACAGTTAAGGACGGCAAGGAGATTCATTCCCACGTATGCAAGGACGGCCCTGTATTTGACAGCAAGGAGGTGGTTTTTGAATGA
- a CDS encoding dihydroorotate dehydrogenase yields the protein MNRLNVNFCGVDFKNPIVPASGTYGYGREYECLYPLSTLGGISVKGTTLHRREGNPAPRVAETPSGMLNSVGLQNGGVDKFLSYELPNLVTKDTRIIANIAGSTIEECAELAAKLKGSDIDMIELNISCPNVKQGGAAFGTDCNIAGAVTKAVKDNSDKPVMVKLSPNVTSIVDIAKSVEANGADAVSLINTLLGMRIDINTGRPILKNNVGGLSGPAVFPVAVRMVWQVANAVNIPVCGMGGVSTWEDAVEIMMAGASLVQVGAAIFNDPFAPVKIIDGLQKFCEDKGINNISEIVGTVKPW from the coding sequence ATGAACAGACTGAATGTGAATTTCTGCGGTGTTGATTTCAAAAACCCGATAGTACCCGCAAGCGGTACATACGGCTACGGCAGAGAGTATGAGTGTCTTTATCCCCTTTCGACCCTGGGCGGTATCTCCGTAAAGGGTACCACACTGCACAGAAGAGAGGGCAATCCCGCACCGAGAGTTGCCGAGACTCCCTCGGGTATGCTTAATTCCGTCGGTCTGCAGAACGGCGGTGTTGATAAGTTCCTCAGCTACGAACTGCCTAATCTGGTAACTAAGGATACTCGCATAATCGCTAATATAGCAGGTTCTACCATTGAGGAATGTGCCGAACTGGCGGCTAAACTCAAAGGCAGCGACATCGACATGATAGAACTGAATATCTCCTGCCCCAACGTAAAGCAGGGCGGTGCGGCTTTCGGTACCGACTGCAATATCGCAGGTGCGGTAACAAAGGCTGTCAAGGACAATTCCGATAAGCCCGTTATGGTTAAGCTTTCGCCTAACGTTACAAGCATAGTGGATATCGCAAAAAGCGTTGAAGCAAACGGCGCTGACGCTGTATCGCTGATAAACACACTTCTCGGCATGAGGATAGATATCAACACAGGCAGACCCATACTCAAAAACAACGTTGGCGGACTTTCGGGCCCTGCTGTATTCCCTGTGGCTGTGAGAATGGTATGGCAGGTTGCAAATGCCGTAAATATCCCCGTATGCGGAATGGGCGGCGTTTCCACTTGGGAGGACGCTGTTGAGATAATGATGGCGGGCGCAAGCCTTGTACAGGTAGGCGCGGCTATATTCAACGACCCCTTTGCACCCGTCAAGATAATAGACGGCTTGCAGAAATTCTGCGAGGATAAGGGCATAAACAACATCTCGGAGATAGTCGGCACTGTAAAGCCGTGGTAA
- a CDS encoding nitroreductase family protein, translating to MNVLEAISARHSYRGKYEDTPVPREDLVRIMEAGLSAPSGCNKQTTSLIAVDDKTLLAKLHQVIDPPVGETAPSMICVLTQRINAYRDKCFAVQDYSAAIENMLLAITELGYQSCWYEGHITDDDRICDKMAEILNVPQGYDLVCFLPVGKASEEPTLPKKKAFEERAWFNGFGWK from the coding sequence ATGAACGTTTTGGAAGCGATATCCGCAAGACACAGCTACCGCGGGAAATACGAGGATACCCCCGTACCCCGCGAAGACCTTGTCAGGATAATGGAAGCAGGACTGAGCGCCCCATCTGGGTGCAACAAGCAGACCACCAGCCTTATCGCGGTGGACGACAAAACTCTGCTTGCGAAACTGCATCAGGTCATCGACCCGCCTGTGGGCGAGACTGCCCCGAGCATGATATGTGTTCTGACACAGCGCATAAACGCCTACCGCGACAAGTGCTTCGCGGTGCAGGACTACTCTGCTGCCATCGAGAATATGCTGCTCGCCATAACCGAGCTAGGCTATCAAAGCTGTTGGTACGAGGGTCATATCACCGATGATGACAGGATATGCGATAAAATGGCAGAGATACTGAACGTCCCCCAAGGGTACGATTTAGTATGCTTCCTGCCTGTGGGCAAAGCTTCGGAAGAACCGACTTTGCCGAAGAAAAAGGCGTTTGAAGAAAGAGCGTGGTTCAACGGTTTCGGGTGGAAATGA
- a CDS encoding DUF4177 domain-containing protein has product MNAKLKDEILKVLKNGDVNGLDAESLSDEDLRTYITLQALKNDSNGGKYEYAVETVRDRDNGGADEASLADVLTMYGERGWRLKFCFTDEMRVERDAEADATINDIVLIFERKI; this is encoded by the coding sequence ATGAATGCTAAGCTTAAAGATGAGATACTTAAAGTACTTAAAAACGGAGATGTGAACGGCCTCGATGCGGAATCACTGAGCGATGAGGATCTGCGTACTTATATCACTCTGCAAGCCCTTAAAAATGACAGCAATGGCGGAAAGTACGAGTATGCGGTGGAAACTGTCCGCGACCGTGACAACGGCGGCGCTGATGAAGCGTCTCTTGCCGATGTGCTGACGATGTACGGCGAAAGGGGCTGGCGGCTGAAATTCTGCTTTACCGATGAGATGAGGGTAGAGCGCGACGCTGAGGCTGACGCGACGATAAACGATATCGTGCTGATATTTGAGAGAAAGATCTGA
- the manA gene encoding mannose-6-phosphate isomerase, class I, translated as MGIYLLEPAFKDYIWGGTRLRDEYGKDCSYDKVAESWELSCHKDGPSVISGSGMTLQELIDKEGRQILGTNCERFENFPILIKLIDAKDNLSVQVHPDNDYAMRVEGEYGKTEMWYVVDCDEGAELLYGFKHEISKEEFAQRIADNTLLEVTNNVPVHKGDVFFIKSGTLHAIGKGILIAEIQQNSNTTYRIYDYGRVGKDGKPRELHVEKAKDVTKLAPAETYPDTPVVQENGASIKLLSKCEYFTTYKVDIEEKAEFDADDSSFVSLLILEGSPVVTDGNSDPVSAKKGDSLFISAGTGRFTVEGSCSLILTKIDD; from the coding sequence ATGGGTATTTATTTATTAGAACCCGCTTTCAAAGATTATATCTGGGGCGGAACAAGACTGAGAGATGAGTATGGCAAGGATTGCAGCTACGACAAGGTCGCTGAAAGCTGGGAGCTTTCATGCCACAAGGACGGTCCGAGCGTTATATCGGGCAGCGGCATGACACTGCAGGAGCTCATCGACAAAGAAGGCAGACAGATACTTGGCACCAACTGCGAAAGGTTCGAGAATTTCCCGATACTGATCAAGCTGATAGATGCCAAGGATAACCTTTCGGTGCAGGTACACCCCGATAATGACTACGCTATGCGTGTCGAAGGCGAGTACGGCAAGACCGAGATGTGGTATGTTGTGGACTGCGACGAGGGCGCTGAGCTCCTCTATGGGTTCAAGCATGAGATAAGCAAGGAAGAATTTGCACAGCGCATAGCTGATAACACCCTGCTGGAAGTCACAAACAACGTCCCCGTACATAAGGGCGATGTTTTCTTCATAAAGTCGGGTACTCTGCACGCTATCGGCAAGGGTATACTCATCGCTGAGATACAGCAGAATTCAAACACCACCTACCGTATCTACGATTACGGCAGAGTAGGCAAGGACGGCAAGCCCCGTGAGCTTCATGTGGAAAAGGCTAAGGATGTCACAAAGCTCGCTCCTGCCGAAACTTATCCCGATACCCCTGTGGTACAGGAAAACGGAGCAAGCATAAAGCTGCTTTCAAAGTGTGAATACTTCACCACCTACAAGGTGGATATCGAGGAAAAGGCAGAGTTTGATGCGGACGACAGTTCGTTTGTCAGCCTGCTGATACTGGAAGGCTCTCCCGTTGTTACAGACGGCAATTCCGACCCTGTAAGTGCCAAAAAGGGCGACAGTCTGTTCATATCCGCAGGTACGGGCAGATTCACTGTCGAGGGCAGCTGCAGCCTGATACTAACGAAGATAGACGACTGA
- a CDS encoding ROK family protein yields the protein MKYYIGIDLGGTNIKAGVVSEDFKIVAKASCKTNLPRPGEEICADMAKVALEAVKEAGLTLDDIEAVGIGTPGTANSEAGVIEYSNNLGFLNFPVVKLMKTHIDKPCYVENDANAAAYGEYIAGAAKGANDAVCITLGTGVGGGIIINGKIYSGFNYAGAEIGHTVINVDGPQCTCGRRGCFEVYSSATGLIRMTNEAIAKHPESILKEEADDNGKVSARTAFNAMRKGDAVAKQVVDDYIRYLACGIANTINIFQPDILCIGGGVCNEGDPLLLPLKELVAKEVYTRNSEKNTEIVIAKLGNDAGIIGAAFLGLNK from the coding sequence ATGAAATATTACATTGGTATCGACCTTGGAGGCACCAACATCAAAGCAGGTGTTGTAAGCGAGGATTTCAAGATAGTTGCCAAAGCAAGCTGCAAGACCAACCTCCCCAGACCCGGTGAGGAGATATGCGCTGATATGGCTAAGGTAGCCCTTGAAGCTGTCAAGGAAGCAGGACTTACCCTTGACGATATCGAAGCTGTAGGCATCGGTACCCCCGGTACTGCAAATTCCGAGGCAGGTGTGATCGAGTATTCCAACAATCTGGGATTCCTGAACTTTCCTGTTGTAAAACTGATGAAAACACATATCGACAAGCCCTGCTATGTTGAAAACGATGCTAACGCAGCTGCATACGGCGAGTATATCGCAGGTGCTGCAAAGGGCGCTAACGACGCAGTATGCATCACCCTCGGCACAGGCGTGGGCGGCGGTATAATCATAAACGGCAAGATATACTCGGGCTTCAATTACGCAGGCGCCGAGATCGGTCATACAGTTATAAACGTTGACGGTCCTCAGTGTACCTGCGGAAGAAGAGGATGCTTTGAGGTATATTCCTCTGCGACCGGACTTATCCGCATGACCAACGAAGCCATCGCAAAACACCCCGAGAGCATACTGAAAGAAGAGGCTGATGACAACGGCAAGGTATCTGCAAGAACAGCCTTCAATGCCATGAGAAAGGGCGATGCTGTTGCAAAGCAGGTAGTCGATGATTACATCAGGTACCTCGCCTGCGGTATCGCAAACACCATAAATATCTTCCAGCCAGATATACTCTGCATAGGCGGAGGCGTATGCAACGAGGGCGATCCTCTGCTGCTGCCCCTCAAGGAGCTGGTAGCTAAGGAAGTATACACAAGAAATTCCGAAAAGAACACCGAGATAGTTATTGCCAAGCTTGGCAACGATGCAGGTATAATCGGTGCGGCTTTCCTGGGTCTTAACAAATAA
- a CDS encoding PF20097 family protein, whose translation MECPRCGGMMTDGVLMGSGKTTGVSWMTKEYRMKHAFAPMTPKAREEAQIVSFKLAELNTYMADVFWICRKCGIVMAELPRLKEAVNE comes from the coding sequence ATGGAATGTCCCAGATGCGGAGGCATGATGACGGACGGTGTACTCATGGGCAGCGGAAAGACCACAGGGGTCAGCTGGATGACCAAGGAGTACCGTATGAAGCACGCTTTCGCCCCCATGACACCCAAGGCACGTGAGGAAGCGCAGATAGTGAGCTTTAAGCTGGCTGAACTGAATACCTACATGGCTGATGTTTTCTGGATATGCAGAAAATGCGGTATAGTAATGGCTGAACTCCCGAGACTGAAGGAGGCTGTCAATGAGTAA